One window from the genome of [Mycobacterium] stephanolepidis encodes:
- a CDS encoding RDD family protein: MARDLGSWLSGLGSVQGAGNSRYPGEQLGLPEAGPGSAAPMSRRLLALLLDWLIAGGLALLFVKGNLLSPTLSSAQLLTWIAIGTVAVRLWRFTPGQYLSGLQVAPADGTSSVGIGRAFVRNLLIALIVPPLITDVDGRGLHDRATRTVVIRSR; encoded by the coding sequence ATGGCGCGAGACCTGGGTTCATGGTTGTCGGGGCTTGGTTCGGTGCAGGGCGCGGGCAACTCTCGGTACCCGGGAGAGCAGCTCGGCCTGCCCGAGGCCGGGCCCGGATCGGCGGCACCGATGTCGCGGCGGCTACTGGCGCTGCTGCTCGACTGGCTGATCGCAGGCGGGCTGGCGCTGCTGTTCGTCAAGGGAAACCTCTTGTCGCCCACCCTGTCCTCGGCCCAGCTGCTGACCTGGATCGCTATCGGCACGGTCGCGGTGCGGCTGTGGAGGTTCACTCCGGGCCAGTATCTGTCGGGCCTGCAGGTCGCGCCCGCCGACGGGACCAGCTCGGTGGGCATCGGCCGCGCGTTTGTCAGGAATCTCCTGATCGCCCTGATCGTGCCGCCGCTCATCACCGATGTTGACGGCCGTGGTCTGCACGACCGGGCGACCCGCACCGTCGTGATTCGTTCCCGCTAG
- a CDS encoding MFS transporter: protein MILLAVCMAVFMLLLDMTIVSSALADLQLSLGADLADLQWVIDAYALPMAGLLLTAATLGDRLGRRRLYLLGIVLFTAASLGCALSTSAPMLIGVRALQGIGGAILLAVSLPIIAAAYPQERRGAPIAIYGAVMGAGSAAGPLLGGFLVTHFGWQSIFLVNLPVGVLALVIAVRHLPETRADEVRPVDWVGTVLLTFGLVTGVFSVISLHDGGIGGRTSGALAIVAVLALALFFWWEGRAPAPMLSLRLATSPGFAGVWVAAAAASGTLIAATNYLALYFMNTLGYNAFETGLRAGPLTLATIVGAPLGILAGRRLPTRIAIPGGVALVAVGLWAASGAHADTVWTHFIVGSALAGLGLGALSAMTSDAALQFVPLDDAGMATGSVSTGRQIGILLGVAGMGVAFGHAAAGKTDARAAGAAGIDSVLLLGAVGAACAAFISLILLTVATMSRSHDPATGESLAI from the coding sequence ATGATCCTGCTCGCCGTCTGCATGGCGGTGTTCATGCTGCTGCTCGACATGACGATCGTGTCGAGTGCACTCGCCGACCTGCAGCTTTCTTTGGGCGCCGACCTCGCGGATCTGCAATGGGTGATCGACGCCTACGCGCTGCCGATGGCAGGGCTGCTGCTGACGGCTGCCACCCTTGGCGATCGCCTGGGCCGCCGACGGCTCTACCTGCTGGGCATTGTGCTGTTCACCGCGGCCTCACTGGGCTGTGCGCTTTCGACCAGCGCGCCCATGCTGATCGGGGTGCGGGCCCTGCAGGGCATCGGCGGAGCGATCCTGCTGGCGGTATCGCTGCCGATCATCGCCGCGGCGTATCCGCAGGAGCGCCGCGGCGCCCCCATCGCGATCTACGGCGCGGTGATGGGTGCGGGCAGCGCCGCCGGCCCACTGCTGGGCGGATTCCTCGTCACACATTTCGGATGGCAGTCGATCTTCCTGGTCAACCTTCCGGTCGGTGTGCTCGCGCTGGTGATCGCGGTGCGGCACCTGCCCGAGACCCGAGCCGACGAGGTGCGGCCGGTCGACTGGGTAGGCACGGTGCTGCTCACCTTCGGGCTGGTTACCGGCGTTTTCTCGGTGATCTCCCTGCACGACGGCGGAATTGGGGGCCGCACGTCCGGTGCGCTGGCCATCGTTGCGGTGCTGGCCCTCGCGCTGTTCTTCTGGTGGGAGGGGCGTGCTCCCGCGCCCATGCTGAGCCTGCGGCTGGCCACCTCACCCGGTTTCGCCGGGGTCTGGGTTGCCGCCGCCGCGGCCTCCGGCACGCTCATCGCGGCCACCAACTATCTGGCCTTGTACTTCATGAACACATTGGGTTACAACGCATTTGAGACAGGTCTGCGTGCCGGACCACTCACACTCGCCACCATCGTGGGAGCCCCGTTGGGCATTCTGGCGGGCAGGCGACTGCCCACCAGGATTGCCATTCCAGGCGGCGTGGCGCTGGTGGCCGTCGGGTTATGGGCCGCGTCGGGCGCTCATGCCGATACGGTCTGGACCCATTTCATTGTCGGCTCGGCATTGGCTGGGTTGGGGCTGGGCGCGCTCTCGGCGATGACATCCGATGCCGCACTGCAGTTCGTGCCATTGGATGACGCCGGGATGGCGACCGGGTCGGTGAGTACGGGGCGCCAGATCGGCATCCTCCTGGGCGTGGCGGGCATGGGCGTGGCATTCGGACATGCCGCCGCCGGGAAGACCGATGCCCGGGCCGCGGGCGCCGCGGGCATCGACAGCGTGCTGTTGCTGGGGGCGGTCGGGGCGGCCTGCGCCGCGTTCATTTCGCTGATTCTGCTCACTGTCGCTACGATGAGTCGCTCGCACGATCCGGCCACCGGAGAGTCGCTAGCTATCTAG
- a CDS encoding GNAT family N-acetyltransferase yields MESAAVLIAAPGVGSDRGTDANPRPRYSIVLSSDPAEVEAAQRLRYQAFADEMGAPLPHAVRGPITGEMIDVDKLDPYCDHLLARDEDTGAIIGCCRLLPPEGYQAAGETFTDSMFDAAALDPLRPKLVEIGRVTVAPEHRNGAVMGILWAGIFRYQQMTEHQYAIGCLSVRMEDGGPRGSLVRSVHDFAQRFAAPDEYRVVPRNPVVVDGVPLEEIPPQEKAKIPPLLHGCLRIGGRICGPPSFDPEFDMADFLVLVTKDTARQRYLERLERSLALG; encoded by the coding sequence ATGGAGAGCGCGGCGGTTCTCATCGCGGCGCCCGGTGTCGGTTCCGATCGGGGGACGGACGCGAACCCGCGGCCGCGGTACAGCATTGTCTTGTCGTCAGATCCGGCTGAAGTTGAAGCCGCACAACGACTTCGGTATCAGGCGTTCGCCGACGAAATGGGTGCGCCACTGCCGCATGCCGTTCGGGGGCCGATCACGGGCGAGATGATCGACGTGGACAAGTTGGATCCCTATTGCGACCACCTGCTGGCTCGCGACGAGGACACCGGCGCCATCATCGGCTGTTGTCGACTACTGCCGCCCGAGGGATATCAGGCGGCGGGGGAGACGTTCACCGACTCCATGTTCGATGCGGCGGCACTCGACCCGCTGCGGCCCAAACTGGTTGAGATCGGCCGAGTTACTGTCGCGCCCGAACATCGCAATGGCGCGGTCATGGGGATCTTGTGGGCCGGGATCTTCCGGTACCAGCAGATGACCGAGCACCAGTACGCGATCGGCTGCCTGTCTGTCCGGATGGAGGACGGCGGGCCGCGCGGATCGCTGGTGCGCTCGGTACATGACTTCGCGCAACGGTTTGCCGCCCCCGACGAATATCGTGTCGTGCCCAGAAACCCCGTCGTTGTGGACGGCGTGCCACTGGAGGAGATCCCGCCTCAAGAGAAGGCGAAGATCCCGCCGCTGCTGCACGGATGCCTGCGCATCGGCGGACGTATCTGTGGACCGCCGTCCTTCGACCCGGAGTTCGACATGGCGGACTTTTTGGTATTGGTCACCAAGGACACTGCACGGCAACGCTATCTGGAGCGTCTGGAGCGGTCCCTTGCTCTCGGATAG